Below is a window of Leptolyngbyaceae cyanobacterium DNA.
AAGCAGAGAATTATTGTTTTGTATTCTGCCTTCAGACTCGATCTTTCAACATTACTTCCAATGCTTCGAGAATCTTATGATATTCAAAGTTATCAATATAAAATTGCAGCGCGTTAATTAAATTTTTCTGTTCGCTAGGAATTTGTTTCAGTAGAGTACAAAGCCTTTCTTCATCTACTTCTAAAGCCGCTTGCTCTAACTCAAACAACCAATAGCTTGGCATAGCCTGTAAGCCGGATATATCCAGAACCTTTTTAGATTCGCTTAAATCTGTATGAGAATTCTCCTCATAAATAAAACGTACTCCTAAATGCTCGGTAAGTTTATCAAAAATCACCGATTCTTGAAAAGGTTTGTAGACAATATCATCGCAACCTGCCGATAAGATAATTGCTTTTTGTTCTTCAAAAGCACTAGCAGTAAGGGCGATAATTGCTGTAGCTTGACCTTTCAACGTAGATTTAATTTTTTGAGTAGCTTGATAGCCATCCATCACTGGCATTCGCATATCCATCCAAATTAAGTGGGGGTCGAACTCTTCCCAAACTCGGATCGCTTCCTCCCCATTACTTGCTTCTCGCACTTCAAAACCAACTGGAATAAGTAACTTATTCAATAATTGGCGATTAGTAAATTTATCATCAACTATTAAAATACGATAGGCTGGTTGATTGGGAGCGATAGCCAGTACGCGGCTGGTTTTTTGTTGGGGTTTAATGCTAGTTCCTGCCACCGGAGTAACTTTTACATCAAAATAGAAAGTGGTGCCTTGTCCGACTTGAGAATTTACCGTAATATCTCCGCCTAAAAGCTCGACGTATTTGCGGCTGATTGCTAATCCCAAACCAGTTCCTTGATGAGAAGCAATCCCCGCTTTAGTTTGGACGAAAGGATTGAATAAATGTTCTAAATCTTCCGGGTCTATTCCTACTCCGGTATCTTGAATAGCAAAATTAATTATAGATGGCAAATAATCTACTGGAAAGTCAGGGGCATCTGCTTTATTTCCTATTCGATCGGTAATTGCTATTGCTTTCTTTTTTACCTGCATAATTATATTTCCTTTGTAAGTGAATTTAACAGCATTTCCCAATAAATTAATTAATATTTGACGCAATTTGAGTCGATCGCTTTTAACAAAATTAGGTAGTTCCGGATCGAGGATAAATTCTAATTGTAAGCCTTTCTCTTGGGCTTTTAATCGAAACATTTCTTTGAGTTCCGATATCATTTCTACTAAGTCGAAATCTGTTTCTTCTATAACTATTCTACCAGCTTCAATTTTAGACAAATCTAAAACATCATTAATTAAACTGAGTAGATGTTCGCCGCTGCGGTTAATAATAGTAATATTTTCTTTTTGCTGCACGGACAAATTAGCATCGTAACTGAGTAGTTGAGAAAACCCTATAATTGCATTTAAAGGCGTGCGTAATTCGTGACTCATATTAGCTAAAAAAAGGCTTTTAGCTCGGTTAGCAGCTTCAGCGGTTTCTTTGGCTTTCCGCAATTCTTGTTCGGCTTTTTTCAGTTCCGTGATATCTTGAATTTGACCGATCAAGTAAAGAGGTTGATTTTGATTGTCTCTCAAGATGGAAACGCTGATTAATCCCCAAATAATACTGCCATTTTTGTGAATGTACCGCTTTTCTCTGCGAAAATAGAGAATATCGCCTTGGATTAATTTTTGCAAATAAATTAAATCTTCATCAAAGTCATCGGGGTGGGTGATTGACTGAATATTTTTTAACAGGATTTCCGATTCCGAATAGCCAAAAACTTGGCACATAGTCGGATTGACTTGTAAAAATTGACCTTCTAAAGAAACTAAACACATTGCCACCGCTGCAGTGTCAAAAGCGCTGCGAAAACGTTGTTCGCTTTCTCGTAGTTGCTGATTTTGTTGTTCTAGTTGTTTTTTCAGATTTTGATTAAACAACCTCACCTCAATTCTGGCTAGCACTTCTTCTGGCTGAAATGGTTTAGTAATGTAGTCGGCTGCTCCTTCTTTAAAAGCTTGTAAAAGATGTTCTTTTTCATTACTAGCTGTTAAGAAAACAATTGGGATTTCCCGAAAATGAGGATTGGCTTTCAGTTTTTGGCAGACTTCTAGCCCGCTCATTCCCGGCATCATCAAGTCGAGTAAAATTAAATCCGGTATAGCATTTGGGATACGTTCTAAAGCTTGCTGACCGCTGGTTGCAAAGGTTGTATCGTAGCCGACTTTTTCCAGCATTTCTCCAATTACTTGCAGATTTTGGATAATGTCGTCTACTACTAAAATCAGGAAGTCCTGCGGGTTAAACTGTTTCATATGAGACTTCGCCACACTTGGGGATATTGTTCTACTGTCTTTGGTAAGTGTTCCCAATCAAACGCAGCAAGTTGCATTTCTAAGGTTGTTACGTAGTTTAGCAAGGTTGTACATTGGTATTCAGCGGCTATAAGGCGTAAATTTCCAGCAAAATTTTGAATTTCTCGTTTTTTCATGGTTCCTAGCAGGTTTTTCCAGCTATTTTCTTCTTCATAACGCAGTTTTTCGATTAAGTATGGATTTGTTTGGGAATTTTCTAAGTGTGTTGGTGGTAAATGGGTATCTTTTACAACAATGTTATGACGATCGCTACTATATGAGTAATTTTGGTTACGCGGCAATATTTTGGTCAACTGGCAGACCAGTTGAGAACGACTAACGGGTTTATGTAAAATACCCTCACATAGAGATTGTAAGTCTTCGAGATCCTCTCCCATCGCGGAAGCAGTCAAAATAATAATTGGGATATGTTTAGTGAGGTCGTTTTGTTTTAAGTAACGAGCAGCCGCACGACCATCCATTTTAGGCATTCGCAAATCGAGTAAAATTACATCCGGGCGATAAATTTCTGCCATTTCAATTGCTTTTAACCCATCATTAGCAAACAGCAATTGGTGTTGGGTTTCATCAAAATAACTTTGAATTAAATGACGGTTAGATTCTACATCGTCTACTACTAGTAAAGTAGCCGGACAAAACTGGCTCAAATTTTCATTTAATTGGGGAAGTTGAGGGGTTGCAGTTTCTACATTAGTCAGGGTAACTTCTGGAAAAACGAAGGTAAAGGTGCTTCCTTTACTTAATTGACTTTGTACTAATAAGGTTCCTCCTAGCATGGTTGTCAGTCGGCGGGTAATTGCTAAACCCAAGCCGGTACCGCCATATTTGCGGGTACTTTGTCCTTCACTTTGTACGAAAGCTTCAAATATTCGATGTTGTTGGTCTGATGCAATACCGATTCCGGTATCCCGAACGGAAATTTCTAACCAAACTTTGTTGTTTTCTTTAATGGAATAAGTTTGGCATTGCAGGATGATTTTGACAAATCCTTGTTCGGTAAATTTCAGAGCGTTCCCCACAACGTTAAATAAAATTTGCCGCAGGCGTACCTCATCAAAGCTAATTCCCGTCGGTAGGTTGGGGTCTATTTCTACGAGTAATAAGAGATTTTTTTCCAGGGCTTTTTGAGAAAAAATTTGGGCGATATCCTGGATCAATAATTGCAAGTTTAATGGTTCGTAGTGCAGTTCTAATTTTCCCGCTTCAATTTTTGATAAGTCGAGTATATCGTTAATTAGAGATAGGAGCGATTTGCTGCTAACCATGATGGCGTCGAGATAGGAACGCTGTCTGGAATCGCTGACAACTCCTTGCAGTAAATTGCAAAAGCCCAAAATTGCATTCATGGGGGTGCGAATTTCGTGACTCATGTTGGCGAGAAATTCGCTTTTGGCACGACTGGCGGCTTCGGCGCGTTTGGCGGCTTGTTCTAGGGCTGTTTGGGAAAATTCCAATACTGCTACCATTAAGATGTTTCTCAGTTCTAAAGCTGCTTCTATTTCTAGTTTATGCCAAGGTAATGATTTGCATCTGACTGTTTCTTTCCATAATTCAAATGATTTGCGCGGAGATAAACGCAAGGCTTGACCTTCTTCTATAATGACTGGTTGATGGGGATTTCCTCCCCAATTAACTGTTTGAATTACTTCTGGTCTAAACCAGACAATTTGATAGTAAGTGTGATTGATAAAAATAGAAATTGCTAATAACCCACTTACTTGTTCTTTATATGCTTGGGCGTTCGGGTACAGTTGGCACAAGTGGTCTGTATGAAATATTTCTTCTCGATGCTCCCGATGAAGCCAATTTAGTAGGTCTTGGATGATTTGTCGATCGGGAGTGTTACCGAGGGTAACGATTTGGTCGGGAAACGCGATCGCAGCACCTCGAGCGTTAATTAATTCTAGTAATTGATTGGCATCATCCTGACTGATTTGTTCGATAAATTCTTTATCATTGCTAAATAAAATCTTAAATTTTTGATGGAATAATTTTACTTTGTTTTGATATATTTCCCAGTCTTTTTGTTGTTTTTTAAATAATTCTACAGACATAAAATGGCCTAAGAATTCGCAGGCTTTACGAGTTTCATAATCTACATATTTGGGTTGACCGTGATGGCAAACAATTAATCCCCATAATTTTTTTTCATCGATGAGGGAAATGCAAAGCGATGCCGCTACGCCCATATTTTGCAGATATTCGATGTGAATGGGAGAAACGCTTCTTAGCGCGGAATGGCTTAAATCTAAGGGGGCATTAGTGACTGGGTTTTCGGCGGGAATGATTTTGACGGGTTGATAGTTAACGTCAACAATAATTCTTAATCTGTTTTGATAATATAACTGACGGGCTGGTTTGGGAATATCGGAAGCTGGATAGTGCAATCCTAAATAAGGCTCTAGTTCTGCTTTTTTATCTTCGGCAATGACTACTCCACTATCATCGGGTTCAAAGCGGTAAATCATTACTCGATCGTATCCGGTAATTTGCCGCAATTCCCGGACAAGGATATCTACTGATTCTCGGAAAATGGCTGCACTGGCAATTTTGGCAATGCTAGCTTTAATGAGATGATAGTAGCTGATGGGATGAGTTTCTTTTTCTGATTGTTTGGGTTCTAATTCTAAAATTAAGACGCCTTCCGAACGATTAAGTAAGCCTTCAAATTCCCAAGTTTTTTGATGAACTATCGTATTTAATTTAATGGGGTTAAAATCTTCTACTCTTTCCTGTAAAATAACGGCTTTTAAAAATTTAATTTGCTCTGGCTCGAATAAGGTAGTTATTTCTTTGCCAAGTAAAGACGTGGCGGCAATTCCCAAAAGTTGTTCGCTATTTTCACTTGCTTGTAAAATCTGCAAGTTTCGTTCGTCTAGCACTAGGAGTACTCCATGTGGCTGAACGTGGCCGGGAGCTTGAATCGCTTCGCGATCGCAATTGCTTAAATTTATCAATTCGGATGTAACAAATTCAATATTTTCGTCTGGCATGGAATTAAATTACAGTTTTAATTATCTACTAATACTACATTTATTAAAACCTCAATCATCAATAAATGATATTTTTTAGTGAGGTTCGCTTTCATAAGCAATTACCCGATCGCGGCCTTGTTTTTTAGCTTGATAAAGTGCTTTATCGGCGCGTTGAAGGATAGCGTCAACTGTTTCATGTTTATTGCCTAATATATAGTTAGAAACTCCTATACAAGCTGTTATTTGTAAGACTGCATCTCCGGTATTAAATACTAAATTAGCAATTTGCTGTCGAATCCTTTCGGCTACGTTAACTGCTAGTAAAATATCGGTTTCTGGCAACAATATGGCAAATTCTTCTCCTCCCATTCTACCGAAACAATCTACTTTACGTAATAATTTTAATATATTTTTAGTGACGTCGATCAGTACTTCATCGCCCAAGGCATGACCGTATAAATCATTAATTTGTTTAAACTTATCTAGGTCTATTGTCAACACCGAAAAGGGTGATTGATAGCGAATTGCGCGGTCGAGTTCGTATTCGGCTTTACTTAATAGATAACGGCGATTCCAAATGCCAGTTAAGGGATCGGTAGTAGCTAATTTTTCTAATTTTTCAATTAATCGGGATTGTTCGTAAAGAGCGGCTTTTAATTCTTCTCTGGTTTTTTTTAGTTCTAGGTGAGTGCGTACTCTCGCCAGTAACTCTGGTGCATTAAATGGTTTAGTAACATAATCAACTGCTCCTTTATCAAAAGCTGCTAATAAGTGTTCTTTTTCATTACTAGCAGTAAGAAAAATAATCGGTACTTCTTCAAATTTCGGGTTGTTTTTTAACTGTTGACAAACTTCTAAACCATTGATTCCCGGCATCATTAAATCAAGTAAAATCAAGTCGGGCTGAGCAGCTTGAACTCGTTCTAAAGCTTGTTCTCCGCTGGTAGCAAAAGTGGTGTCATAGCCAATTTTTTCGAGTATTTCGCCAATTACTTGGAGATTTTGGTTGATATCATCTACGACTAAGATGAGAAAATCCTCAGGATTAAACTGTTTCATAGTAGAGATTGCCATACTTGGGGGTATTCTTCTATTGTTTTGGGTAAGCTTTCCCAGTCAAAAGCAACTAGTTGAGCTTCCAAAGTTTGAGCGTAGTTTAATAGTGGTTGATATTGGTATTCTACCGCCCATTCTCGTAAGCGTTGAGCGAAAGCTTGCACGTCTCGACGTTTCATAGTTTGGCGCAGTTGTTCCCAGGAGTATTCTTGTTCCTCGCGGAGTTTATCGCGTAATTCCGGTAATCTGGCGAGAACTCGGGCGTCGCATATCCAGTTGTTGGTATTAGCTGCTGCTAAAGGCTCATCATTAGTGGAGGAATAATTTTCTTTAACTGGCAAGATTTTTTTCAATTCTAAAACTAATTCGCTGCGACTGACGGGTTTGCGTAGAAAGCCGTTTGCCAAATTTTTGAGTAAAACTTCATCTTGAGGGCGAGAAGAAGCAGTGATAAATAGGATAGGAATATTTTGGGTTTCTGGTTGCTTTTTGAGATATTCTGCGGCGGCTAATCCGTTTAAGATCGGCATCCACAAATCCATTAAAATTAAGTCTGGATGGTGTTTTTCGGTTTTCGCGATCGCTTCTTGTCCGTTCTGAGCAAATAGCAGTTTGTGTTGGCTTTCGGCAAAATATCCCTTCATTAAATCGAGATTCGATCGTACATCATCAACGATCAAAATCGTGATAGCTTGAAACTGATTGAGGTCGTTGTCTAAGGAATTTTCACAAATTGGTTCTAAGGGTATATCAGCAACTTCTACGTTAGGAAATATAAAAGTAAAAGTACTGCCTTTACCAAGTTCGCTATGTAATTGAATTTTCCCCCCTAACATTTCAGTCAATCGCTTAGTAATCGCTAATCCCAAACCAGTACCACCATACTTGCGGGTACTTTGTCCTTCACTTTGAACGAAGGCATCAAAAATCCGTTCTTGTTGTTCTAAAGCGATACCGATGCCTGTATCTTCCACAATAATGGTGATTGAAGATAGGTGGTCGATTGCGGATATTTTTACATAACCTCGTTCGGTAAATTTTAAAGCATTACCAACTACATTGAAGAGAATTTGCCGCAAGCGAACTTCATCGATCAGGATTCCGGTTGGTACTGTATCTGCTATTTCCGTTAAAAACTGGATATTTTTTTCTCGCGCTTTGAGAGAGAAAATTTGGTGAATTTCTTTAATTAACGCTCGTAAATTAACTGGTTCAAATTGAAGGGTAAGTTTACCGGCTTCAATTTTAGAAAGGTCGAGGATATCGTTAATTAAAGCGAGGAGAGTTTTGCCACTAGTAGCTATAGCATTGAGGAAAGAATTTTGTTGGGTTTCGTTTACCATTCCTTGCAACAAATCGCAAAAACCGAGAATAGCATTCATGGGAGTGCGAATTTCATGGCTCATATTAGCTAAAAATTCACTTTTCGCTCGGTTCGCAGCATCGGCTAATTCTTTGGCTTGGCGTAGTTGTTCTTCCACTAATACTTGGTGGGTAATGTCTTCGGCAATTCCCACAAATCGGTAAGATTGTTGGTGGGGAACGGGGAAAGAACGGGCGCGAATCCAGCGAATTTCTCCATCGGATCGCACAATGCGATATGTTCGATCGAAATCCGTACTTTCGCTGATTTGGTGCGTTAGGGCGATCGCAATTTCTGGTCTTTCTTCTGGGTGAACTGATTCCAACCAATCACGGGGGTTTTGGTGCAAACTTTCACAACTGCGTCCCCAAACTTGTTCGTAAGCGGGGCTAATGTAAAGGATTTGCCCGGTTTCGGAAAGGATGAAAAAGACTTCCCGGATATTTTCTGCCAATTGACGGAATTTTTCTTCACTTTCTCGTAATTCTAGGTCGGCGATTTTGCGATCGGTAATATCTTGTACGGTGCCGACCAACTTAATTACTCGTCCCGTTCGATCGCAAACCGCTTGCCCCTTACCCCAGGTATAACGCATCGAACCATCCGGTTTGTAAATGCGAATTTCGTGTTCGTAAGATTTACCTTCCGCGATCGCAGTTTGAACGTTTTGCTGGAATTTTTCTAAATCTTCTGGGTGAATTATGGCTAACAATTGTTCGTAAGTCGGCGGTGATTGCGTGGGGTCGAGTCCGTGAATTCGGAAACTTTCCTCAGACCAGAATATCTCTTGAGTAATTAAATCAAAATACCAGCTTCCTAAATGGGCAATTTTTTGGGCTTCTGCCAGTTCTTGTTGGCTTTTTCGCAGTGCTTCTTCGGTATTTTTGATATCTGTAATATCAATTTCAATCCCATCCCAAATTGTTCGCCCATCTGGTGTCCGTCGAGGAGCAGAACGAAGGTCTGACCAGCGAATTTCCCCTTGATAAGTTCGCTGGCGCATCTGTATTTGATAAATCGAGAGGTTACACCTTGATTCTTCGGTCAATTCTTGGTTGCGTAAACGGTCTTCCTCGACAATTTGTTGATGGAGCAAACTGGCATCCCGAATTACTGCTTCTGGGCCAGCTTCGACAAATCTTTTAACGCCAGCACTAATGTAGGAAAAATGATAGGTTCCATCTGCTTCTGCTACCAGTTGATAAATCATACCGTTAGGCAAATTATCACCAATAGAACGCAGCATGGTTTCTCGTTCTTGTAATGCTAATTCTGCTTGTTTGCGATTGGTGGCATCTTCCACTATGTATGAAAATCTCGGTCGTCCGTTCGGACTGATTTCGATCGGGCAAACAGTAGCAGATAACCATTTTTCACCTTGAGATGTTTGGTGATAATATTCAAATTTTACAGGTGCTTGCCTGCGTTCTGCTTCGCGATAATAACTTATCCAAAGTGCGAGGTTCGAGCTTTCAATTCCCATATCGCTAGCAAAACGATTTTCCATTTCTTCCGTTGTAGTACCAAAAAACTGAGCCGTAGCGATGTTATCGGAAATATGCAGGATATCGTTATCGTAAAGTTCAACGATACCCATCATCATCGAACCACTATTGAAGAAACTCCGCAGAATTGATTCGCTTTGTCTTAAGGATGCTTCTATTCGTTGCCGTTCTGTAATATCGATCGCTACTCCCGCAATTAAGTACTCTTGAAAACGGTCGGTAATGGGAAATTTATACACTAAAAAATTGCCGGGAGAACCATCTTTTCGCATTGCGAATTCAACGGTTTCCAGAACTTGCCCGGTTTGCCAAACATTCTGGTTATTCTGCAAATATTGCCGTGCTACTTCTGCTGGAAATAATTCAAAAAAGTTTTTGCCAACTACTTCTTCTACAGGTAGTTTTAAGCTACGCAGGTAACCTTCGTTTGCATATACCATATTACCTTGTAAATCGGCAATCCAAGCAGCAAAAGGAGTGTGTTTCATAAATATCTCGAACCGTTCTTGGCTCTCTCGGAGAGCTTCTTCGGTTTGTTTGATCGCACTCAAATTGCGAACGCTGACGATAATTCCCGAAACTGAATTGTTAGGAGCGAAATAGGGGGTATATGTCAAACCAATATATTTTTTCCCAGAGATCGGAAAATCTACCCACAGTTCATCGTGAACTTCTTCTCCATTTAGGCATCTATCTAAACGCGGCTTCAACAAATTTTCAAATATTTCTACGCCCAAAACTTCTTTAACTGTATGACCGATTACTTCGTCTACAGTTTTCTCTATCAGTGTTAGGTAAGCGGGATTAGATAACTGATAAGTATAGTTGCGATCGAGCAAGCAGATCCCATCCCCAGTCATCGAAAAAATTCTTTCGTACTTGCGTAAATTTTCTTCGGCTGATTGGCGAATATTGATTTCTTTTTGTAATAATTGGTTCTGTTCTTCCCATTGTTGCCGCAATCTTTGGTTAGCTAGATGAGTATCGATTCTGGCTATAATTTCTTCTGGGTTAAATGGCTTGGTAACGTAATCTACGCCTCCCGCTTCAAAAGCTTTCACTTTTTCTGCGGTTTGATGGGAAGCACTCACAAAAATAACGGGAACAGTCTGTGTTTTTGGGTCTAACTTTAATATTTTACAGACTTCAAAACCATCAATGTCTGGCAGCTTGACATCTAATAAAATTAAATCCGGAGGAGTAGATTTAGCAGAACAAATTGCTAATTTTCCACTGAGAGAAGCTCTAATTTTATATTTATTTTTAGGTAAAATATCGCGGACAACTTGCAAATCATATGGATTATCGTCAACAACCAATACACTACTGATTTTTTCATAATTAGATTTTTTTTTGAAACGCTGAAGCTCTTGATAAGAACGCAATCCTAAAACAATAGTAGTAATTAATTTCGGTGCAGTTAATTCTAGTTTGGTTTTATAATCGTTAATATCGTAGTTTAAAATAATCGAGACTTCTGGCGCTTCTGCTGGTTGACCAGTGCGTAAAATAATGCGGACAAATTGGTTTTTAAGATTTTCTCTAATATATTTGACTACATCTAAACCTGCCTCCTTAGTTTCCATCACTAAATCTAACAAAACGAGAGCAATATCAGGATGATTCGCTATGAGTTCCTTGGCTTCTTGACCGGAGTAAGCCGACAGAATATTTAAAGGTTTTTCATCAAATGTAAAACCATCTAAAGCTAATTTAGTTGTTTCGTGAACAATTAAATCATCGTCTACAATAGCGATTTTCCAAACGTCGCTTTGTTGGGTAGAAAGATGTTTGGTCAATAGTAAGCGATCGCGCTCTTCATCATTAAACATCAATTGTTTTCTATTCATATTATTTTATGTTTCAATTAAATTATATAAAAAAAAGTAAAGGGAAATTGGTAATCGGTAATCGTCAATAGATTAGTCAAATTTATAGTATCAAAAACTACTTGTCATACCATTTTCCCTTTTCCCTTCGACTTTATTTCCGCCGATAAGTACCAGCTTAACTCTAGTTATCCCGTTCCAAATCGTAAATTACCTTTTCCCAATACCAATCCTCGGAACGACCGGGGAAATTGCTTCTTACTTGCGTCAGTAGTCGTTCTGCTAGTTCCCAATCGCCTTTCACTAGCACGAACAGCCTCTGACGCAGTTCTTCTCTAGGTCTGGCAGAAAAATTTCCTTGTTCGCTTAACCATTCATTATATTTAGCCTCTCCCTCTCTCATCATTTCTTCTATCAAAATTTCGGCTTGTTTTCCCACTTCTTGCAGCGTTTGACAAGTTCGCTCAAAACCAAGGGTAACTCCCCCAATCATTAGGTAAAAAGCTTTTTTGGTCAAATTTTCTAATTCATCCATCATTTTTCACCCAAAAAGTAAAGCTGCTTTTTAGTTTACTCTGATGGTCGGGCGATGGGGAAAGGGAAGTGATAGGGAAAATAATTATTTTATGTATAAAAGTTAAATGCGATGTCTCTACAATATACTCTGCACGGATAAGCTACTACGCATTTAATTTGAATATTTAGGCTGATGGGGAGGTGGGGAGGTGGGGGGATGGGGGAGGATTGACGGTTTTATCGCCCAATTAGAGACATACAAATTAGATGCGATGCAAGCTTATAAACCGTTGAGCGAACATCTCCAGAAATTAAAGGTGCGTTACGTGGAACCATTGTAGAGACGTTGCATACAAAGTCTCTACAAGATTTTT
It encodes the following:
- a CDS encoding response regulator; this encodes MKQFNPQDFLILVVDDIIQNLQVIGEMLEKVGYDTTFATSGQQALERIPNAIPDLILLDLMMPGMSGLEVCQKLKANPHFREIPIVFLTASNEKEHLLQAFKEGAADYITKPFQPEEVLARIEVRLFNQNLKKQLEQQNQQLRESEQRFRSAFDTAAVAMCLVSLEGQFLQVNPTMCQVFGYSESEILLKNIQSITHPDDFDEDLIYLQKLIQGDILYFRREKRYIHKNGSIIWGLISVSILRDNQNQPLYLIGQIQDITELKKAEQELRKAKETAEAANRAKSLFLANMSHELRTPLNAIIGFSQLLSYDANLSVQQKENITIINRSGEHLLSLINDVLDLSKIEAGRIVIEETDFDLVEMISELKEMFRLKAQEKGLQLEFILDPELPNFVKSDRLKLRQILINLLGNAVKFTYKGNIIMQVKKKAIAITDRIGNKADAPDFPVDYLPSIINFAIQDTGVGIDPEDLEHLFNPFVQTKAGIASHQGTGLGLAISRKYVELLGGDITVNSQVGQGTTFYFDVKVTPVAGTSIKPQQKTSRVLAIAPNQPAYRILIVDDKFTNRQLLNKLLIPVGFEVREASNGEEAIRVWEEFDPHLIWMDMRMPVMDGYQATQKIKSTLKGQATAIIALTASAFEEQKAIILSAGCDDIVYKPFQESVIFDKLTEHLGVRFIYEENSHTDLSESKKVLDISGLQAMPSYWLFELEQAALEVDEERLCTLLKQIPSEQKNLINALQFYIDNFEYHKILEALEVMLKDRV
- a CDS encoding ATP-binding protein, with product MPDENIEFVTSELINLSNCDREAIQAPGHVQPHGVLLVLDERNLQILQASENSEQLLGIAATSLLGKEITTLFEPEQIKFLKAVILQERVEDFNPIKLNTIVHQKTWEFEGLLNRSEGVLILELEPKQSEKETHPISYYHLIKASIAKIASAAIFRESVDILVRELRQITGYDRVMIYRFEPDDSGVVIAEDKKAELEPYLGLHYPASDIPKPARQLYYQNRLRIIVDVNYQPVKIIPAENPVTNAPLDLSHSALRSVSPIHIEYLQNMGVAASLCISLIDEKKLWGLIVCHHGQPKYVDYETRKACEFLGHFMSVELFKKQQKDWEIYQNKVKLFHQKFKILFSNDKEFIEQISQDDANQLLELINARGAAIAFPDQIVTLGNTPDRQIIQDLLNWLHREHREEIFHTDHLCQLYPNAQAYKEQVSGLLAISIFINHTYYQIVWFRPEVIQTVNWGGNPHQPVIIEEGQALRLSPRKSFELWKETVRCKSLPWHKLEIEAALELRNILMVAVLEFSQTALEQAAKRAEAASRAKSEFLANMSHEIRTPMNAILGFCNLLQGVVSDSRQRSYLDAIMVSSKSLLSLINDILDLSKIEAGKLELHYEPLNLQLLIQDIAQIFSQKALEKNLLLLVEIDPNLPTGISFDEVRLRQILFNVVGNALKFTEQGFVKIILQCQTYSIKENNKVWLEISVRDTGIGIASDQQHRIFEAFVQSEGQSTRKYGGTGLGLAITRRLTTMLGGTLLVQSQLSKGSTFTFVFPEVTLTNVETATPQLPQLNENLSQFCPATLLVVDDVESNRHLIQSYFDETQHQLLFANDGLKAIEMAEIYRPDVILLDLRMPKMDGRAAARYLKQNDLTKHIPIIILTASAMGEDLEDLQSLCEGILHKPVSRSQLVCQLTKILPRNQNYSYSSDRHNIVVKDTHLPPTHLENSQTNPYLIEKLRYEEENSWKNLLGTMKKREIQNFAGNLRLIAAEYQCTTLLNYVTTLEMQLAAFDWEHLPKTVEQYPQVWRSLI
- a CDS encoding diguanylate cyclase translates to MAISTMKQFNPEDFLILVVDDINQNLQVIGEILEKIGYDTTFATSGEQALERVQAAQPDLILLDLMMPGINGLEVCQQLKNNPKFEEVPIIFLTASNEKEHLLAAFDKGAVDYVTKPFNAPELLARVRTHLELKKTREELKAALYEQSRLIEKLEKLATTDPLTGIWNRRYLLSKAEYELDRAIRYQSPFSVLTIDLDKFKQINDLYGHALGDEVLIDVTKNILKLLRKVDCFGRMGGEEFAILLPETDILLAVNVAERIRQQIANLVFNTGDAVLQITACIGVSNYILGNKHETVDAILQRADKALYQAKKQGRDRVIAYESEPH
- a CDS encoding PAS domain S-box protein, whose product is MNRKQLMFNDEERDRLLLTKHLSTQQSDVWKIAIVDDDLIVHETTKLALDGFTFDEKPLNILSAYSGQEAKELIANHPDIALVLLDLVMETKEAGLDVVKYIRENLKNQFVRIILRTGQPAEAPEVSIILNYDINDYKTKLELTAPKLITTIVLGLRSYQELQRFKKKSNYEKISSVLVVDDNPYDLQVVRDILPKNKYKIRASLSGKLAICSAKSTPPDLILLDVKLPDIDGFEVCKILKLDPKTQTVPVIFVSASHQTAEKVKAFEAGGVDYVTKPFNPEEIIARIDTHLANQRLRQQWEEQNQLLQKEINIRQSAEENLRKYERIFSMTGDGICLLDRNYTYQLSNPAYLTLIEKTVDEVIGHTVKEVLGVEIFENLLKPRLDRCLNGEEVHDELWVDFPISGKKYIGLTYTPYFAPNNSVSGIIVSVRNLSAIKQTEEALRESQERFEIFMKHTPFAAWIADLQGNMVYANEGYLRSLKLPVEEVVGKNFFELFPAEVARQYLQNNQNVWQTGQVLETVEFAMRKDGSPGNFLVYKFPITDRFQEYLIAGVAIDITERQRIEASLRQSESILRSFFNSGSMMMGIVELYDNDILHISDNIATAQFFGTTTEEMENRFASDMGIESSNLALWISYYREAERRQAPVKFEYYHQTSQGEKWLSATVCPIEISPNGRPRFSYIVEDATNRKQAELALQERETMLRSIGDNLPNGMIYQLVAEADGTYHFSYISAGVKRFVEAGPEAVIRDASLLHQQIVEEDRLRNQELTEESRCNLSIYQIQMRQRTYQGEIRWSDLRSAPRRTPDGRTIWDGIEIDITDIKNTEEALRKSQQELAEAQKIAHLGSWYFDLITQEIFWSEESFRIHGLDPTQSPPTYEQLLAIIHPEDLEKFQQNVQTAIAEGKSYEHEIRIYKPDGSMRYTWGKGQAVCDRTGRVIKLVGTVQDITDRKIADLELRESEEKFRQLAENIREVFFILSETGQILYISPAYEQVWGRSCESLHQNPRDWLESVHPEERPEIAIALTHQISESTDFDRTYRIVRSDGEIRWIRARSFPVPHQQSYRFVGIAEDITHQVLVEEQLRQAKELADAANRAKSEFLANMSHEIRTPMNAILGFCDLLQGMVNETQQNSFLNAIATSGKTLLALINDILDLSKIEAGKLTLQFEPVNLRALIKEIHQIFSLKAREKNIQFLTEIADTVPTGILIDEVRLRQILFNVVGNALKFTERGYVKISAIDHLSSITIIVEDTGIGIALEQQERIFDAFVQSEGQSTRKYGGTGLGLAITKRLTEMLGGKIQLHSELGKGSTFTFIFPNVEVADIPLEPICENSLDNDLNQFQAITILIVDDVRSNLDLMKGYFAESQHKLLFAQNGQEAIAKTEKHHPDLILMDLWMPILNGLAAAEYLKKQPETQNIPILFITASSRPQDEVLLKNLANGFLRKPVSRSELVLELKKILPVKENYSSTNDEPLAAANTNNWICDARVLARLPELRDKLREEQEYSWEQLRQTMKRRDVQAFAQRLREWAVEYQYQPLLNYAQTLEAQLVAFDWESLPKTIEEYPQVWQSLL